One Heptranchias perlo isolate sHepPer1 chromosome 5, sHepPer1.hap1, whole genome shotgun sequence DNA window includes the following coding sequences:
- the LOC137322182 gene encoding interleukin-20 receptor subunit alpha-like, producing the protein MVLLISPPILYVIFGAYGIPRESTLPAPSNVHFLSNNLQNVLHWELPGEKGSTILSSVQYKVYGEKDWKNKKECQNIIKTYCDLSNETDDYEEHYYARVRAVSGAVFSDWNISGRFNPKVETIISSPKVKVEAGDCSISITLTAPKKWKNNNEARAISLSKVFHDLKYNVSIINRKSNKSKSSIEDGKFKKIDNLEHDTTYCVTAQSVENNFFRISEPSEIVCVTTPKDSTKQMVQMILFGCVLPVFLLVFVSVLVCCFMYRYVYVNDQKQPVNLLLQYRPSKKTFIFIPPEPLKVNIMVLENGGSKALSRGCVEVDDCETPLTSQVSSESANKLNAIPLAIESGKIVFKSQTVENLTTENCASSRESDVQGTGQSQQNDHRVQSHPLNGKDTQNEVQYGVIAMENISHPHPQQNNQLPSELLQAGYRSQLLTQPLITEAAQHSVEYRFIGIDTSLNPQYEPALHTPNREVEEPQQTGYIPRLLANGMNTGTLGSDAFCTTVQSYGATDPQHERVYLPKMKPQELEQSNYRSQFQPRPLIGKASLDGVDCCPVVMDSSFHLLNEQHHEEVEEPDTTVLDWDINTGRLTIPALSVKADSKNSDSLTQTVKPEIGLLSSLCSKAIPDESLITEEEAYISQFQKHWGLHVQT; encoded by the exons ATATGGAGAAAAAGATTGGAAGAACAAAAAAGAATGCCAGAACATTATCAAGACATACTGTGACCTTTCAAATGAGACAGATGATTATGAAGAACATTACTATGCCAGAGTAAGGGCGGTTTCAGGAGCAGTCTTTTCTGATTGGAATATAAGTGGAAGATTCAATCCTAAAGTGGAAA CAATCATCAGTTCTCCAAAAGTAAAAGTAGAAGCTGGGGACTGTTCCATCTCCATTACATTGACTGCTCCCAAAAAATGGAAGAACAACAATGAGGCTCGAGCTATTTCACTCAGTAAAGTTTTCCATGACTTAAAATACAACGTGTCTATCATTAATAGAAAGAGCAACAAATCG aaaagctcCATAGAAGatggtaaatttaaaaaaatcgacAATCTGGAACATGACACCACGTATTGTGTAACTGCCCAGTCAGTggaaaataattttttcagaattaGTGAACCTTCTGAAATTGTGTGTGTAACAACACCAAAAG ATTCCACAAAACAAATGGTCCAAATGATCCTGTTTGGATGTGTTCTGCCAGTCTTCCTTTTAGTTTTTGTGTCTGTTTTGGTGTGCTGTTTCATGTACAGATATGTGTATGTCAATGATCAGAAGCAACCTGTAAATCTG CTACTGCAGTATCGTCCATCAAAGAAGACATTCATATTTATTCCACCTGAACCTTTGAAGGTTAATATTATGGTTCTTGAAAATGGGGGCAGTAAAGCATTGTCACGTGGTTGTGTGGAAGTTGACGACTGTGAAACACCTTTAACCTCCCAGGTTAGCAGTGAGTCTGCTAATAAATTGAACGCCATACCGTTGGCAATAGAAAGCGGCAAAATTGTATTCAAGTCTCAGACTGTGGAAAATCTAACAACAGAAAATTGTGCGAGTAGCAGAGAGAGTGACGTGCAGGGTACTGGTCAGTCACAGCAAAATGATCACAGAGTTCAATCCCATCCTTTAAATGGAAAAGACACACAGAATGAAGTTCAATATGGAGTCATTGCAATGGAGAACAtcagtcaccctcacccacagCAAAACAACCAGCTACCAAGTGAACTGCTACAAGCTGGGTACAGATCACAACTGCTAACGCAGCCTCTGATCACAGAGGCTGCGCAGCACAGTGTTGAGTATAGGTTCATTGGAATAGATACAAGTCTTAACCCACAATATGAACCAGCACTCCACACACCAAACAGGGAGGTTGAGGAGCCACAGCAGACTGGTTACATACCACGTCTACTTGCAAATGGTATGAACACAGGAACTTTAGGGAGTGATGCGTTTTGCACAACAGTTCAATCATATGGAGCCACTGATCCACAACATGAAAGAGTTTACCTGCCAAAGATGAAGCCCCAGGAGCTAGAACAGAGTAATTATAGGTCACAGTTTCAACCACGGCCACTAATTGGAAAGGCTTCACTGGATGGTGTTGACTGTTGTCCTGTTGTAATGGACAGCAGCTTTCACTTACTGAATGAACAACACCATGAAGAGGTCGAGGAGCCAGATACAACAGTATTAGATTGGGACATCAATACTGGCAGGCTGACCATACCTGCACTCAGTGTCAAGGCAGATTCAAAGAACAGTGATTCTCTGACACAAACTGTAAAGCCAGAGATTGGTCTCCTGTCCTCACTATGTTCAAAGGCCATTCCTGATGAATCTTTAATCACTGAAGAAGAAGCCTACATATCACAGTTCCAAAAACACTGGGGACTGCATGTACAAACATAG